From the Mycobacterium sp. DL592 genome, the window GGCTACGGCCAGGAGTTCATTCAGCGCGGCTGGGGCGAGTGGGGCGGTGCGCCTTACGAGGACCTGATGGCCGCCGTCGACGCCGCCTGCGCCGACCCGCGGATCGACGCGCAGCGCACCGCGGCGATGGGCGGGTCGTTCGGCGGATACATGGCCAACTGGGTGGCCGGTCACACCGACCGGTTCCGCGCCATCGTGACCCATGCCAGCCTGTGGGCGCTCGATCAGTTCGGGCCCACCACCGACGGTGCGTACTACTGGGCGCGCGAGATGACACCGGCTATGGCACAAGCGAATTCGCCGCACCGGTTCGTGGGGAACATCAGCACACCGATGCTGGTGATCCATGGCGACAAGGACTATCGCGTCCCCATCGGCGAGGCTCTGCGGCTGTGGTACGAGCTGCTGACCGAGTCGCGCCTGCCCGCCGCCGACGACGGCACCTCGCCGCACCGGTTCCTGTACTTCCCGAGCGAGAACCACTGGGTGCTCGCACCCCAGCACGCCAAGCTCTGGTACCAGGTGGTCACCGCGTTCCTCGCCGAGCACGTGCTGGGGGAGACCGCCGAGTTCCCCGCAGCGTTGGGGTAGCCGCGTCCCGGTAAGTTGGCGAACATGACCGCAGAGCAGCGTGAATTCGACATCGTTCTGTACGGGGCCACCGGCTTCGTCGGCAAGCTGACCGCCGAGTACCTGGCCCAAGCAGGCGGCGCAGCCCGCATCGCGCTGGCCGGCCGCTCACCCGAACGGCTGCTGGCCATCCGGGACACCCTCGGTGACGCCGCGCAATCCTGGCCCATCATCACCGCCGACGCGTCCTCGCCGTCGTCGCTGAACGACATGGCCGCCCGCACCCGCGTGGTGGTCACCACCGTCGGCCCCTACAGCCGCTACGGGCTGCCACTGGTGGCGGCGTGCGCGGCCGCGGGCACCGACTACGCCGACCTCACCGGCGAGGCCATGTTCGTCCGGCAGAGCATCGACGATTACCACAAGGAAGCCGTCGACACCGGGGCGCGCATCGTGCACGCGTGCGGATTCGATTCGATCCCTTCGGATATGAGCGTCTTCGCGCTCTATCGCCGGGCGCAGCAGGACGGCACGGGTGAACTCGGCGACACGAACTTCGTGCTGCGCGGATTCTCCGGCGGCGTCTCGGGCGGCACGGTGGCCTCGATGATCGAAGTGTTTCGGGCGTCGTCCAACGACCCCAACACCCGCCGGCTCTTCGAGGATCCCTACACACTGAGCCAGGACCGGGCCGCTGAACCCGAGCTCGGTCCCCAACCCGACCTGCCGTGGCGGCGGGGCCGCGATATCGCCCCGGAGCTGGCGGGCACCTGGACCACCGGTTTCGTCATGGCGCTCTACAACACGCGAATCGTGCGGCGCAGCAACGCATTGCTGGACTACGCCTACGGCACGAGGTTCCGCTACGCGGAGAACATGAGTGTCGGATCGTCGATCCTGGCACCTGCGGTCTCCGCGGTTGCCACGGCAGCCAACAATGGGGTGGTGGCACTGGGCAGCCGGTTCTTCCGGCTGCTGCCGCGCCGCCTGGTCGAGCGCATCGCCCCCAAGCCGGGCACCGGGCCCAGCGACGAAGCCCGTGAGAAAGGCTACTACCGCGCCGAGACCTACACCGCCACCACTGGCGGCGCACGTTACGTCGCCACCATCGCCCAGCAAGGCGACCCCGGCTACAAGGCGACGTCGGTGATGCTCGGCGAATGCGGCCTGGCCCTGGCGTTCGACCGCGACAAGCTCTCCGATTTGCGCGGTGTGCTGACCCCCGCGGCGGCGATGGGTGACGCACTGCTGGCCCGATTCCCGGCGGCCGGTATCACCTTGGAGACGGCCCGCCTCAACTGATTTATTCTCTGCGCGTAATTAGTGCCGCAGGGGTTCGGCTCGACTAATGTCGGCTCCGATCTCCGCAAACATTCATCACGAAGGTGGAACCTCATCATGGCCGGTCTCGAAGACCTCTTGAACCAGATCCCGGTAGCTG encodes:
- a CDS encoding trans-acting enoyl reductase family protein, which translates into the protein MTAEQREFDIVLYGATGFVGKLTAEYLAQAGGAARIALAGRSPERLLAIRDTLGDAAQSWPIITADASSPSSLNDMAARTRVVVTTVGPYSRYGLPLVAACAAAGTDYADLTGEAMFVRQSIDDYHKEAVDTGARIVHACGFDSIPSDMSVFALYRRAQQDGTGELGDTNFVLRGFSGGVSGGTVASMIEVFRASSNDPNTRRLFEDPYTLSQDRAAEPELGPQPDLPWRRGRDIAPELAGTWTTGFVMALYNTRIVRRSNALLDYAYGTRFRYAENMSVGSSILAPAVSAVATAANNGVVALGSRFFRLLPRRLVERIAPKPGTGPSDEAREKGYYRAETYTATTGGARYVATIAQQGDPGYKATSVMLGECGLALAFDRDKLSDLRGVLTPAAAMGDALLARFPAAGITLETARLN